In Pseudomonadota bacterium, a genomic segment contains:
- a CDS encoding alanine--glyoxylate aminotransferase family protein: MQKRYLLAPGPTAIPPEVLLKMAEPMIHHRNPLFETVVEDVRLNLKYLFGTKNEVLIFTSSGTGAMEGAVTNMLSPGDKAICIRSGKFGERWTNICKAYGVEAINIDIPWGDILDPAVVEKTLEANTDAKAVYMQATETSTGARFPVKEIAAIVKKYPGTLMVTDGITGVGIFELPMDAWNIDILIGGSQKALMLPPGLAFAGVSDKAWEFNKTSKIPKFYFNWAKELANLQKNQTNFTPAISLIIGLRESLRIIREEGLENAYKRIDGLARATREAAEAIGLKIFAKDPSPAVTAICAPDGIDGQEIYKMLWKKYGVTGAGGQGQLKGKAFRIATLGYADKYDVITAIAALEFTLRDLGYKFQMGSGVARAMDCLKDL; encoded by the coding sequence AAAAAAGATATCTGCTCGCACCCGGACCAACTGCAATACCGCCGGAAGTGCTTCTGAAAATGGCTGAGCCGATGATTCACCACAGAAATCCTCTTTTCGAGACAGTGGTGGAAGATGTAAGGTTAAATCTTAAATACCTCTTTGGAACGAAGAATGAGGTCTTGATATTTACATCCTCCGGCACCGGCGCGATGGAGGGTGCCGTAACAAACATGCTCTCCCCGGGAGATAAAGCTATATGTATACGAAGCGGAAAATTCGGGGAAAGATGGACCAATATTTGTAAGGCCTACGGTGTTGAAGCAATAAATATAGATATCCCTTGGGGAGATATCCTTGATCCTGCTGTTGTAGAAAAAACTCTGGAAGCTAACACTGATGCAAAGGCTGTATATATGCAGGCTACTGAAACTTCAACAGGGGCAAGATTTCCTGTCAAAGAAATTGCGGCTATTGTAAAAAAATACCCAGGCACACTGATGGTTACAGACGGCATTACCGGCGTCGGCATATTTGAATTGCCCATGGATGCCTGGAATATTGATATTCTCATCGGCGGTTCCCAGAAAGCCCTCATGCTCCCTCCGGGCCTTGCCTTTGCAGGAGTCAGTGATAAGGCATGGGAATTTAATAAGACATCAAAAATTCCAAAGTTTTATTTTAACTGGGCGAAAGAACTTGCAAATTTGCAGAAAAATCAAACCAATTTTACTCCTGCAATTTCACTTATTATTGGTTTAAGGGAGTCTTTGCGAATTATAAGGGAGGAAGGACTTGAAAATGCTTACAAGAGGATCGACGGTCTTGCACGGGCAACTCGTGAAGCGGCAGAAGCAATAGGTTTAAAAATATTCGCAAAAGACCCTAGCCCTGCTGTAACTGCCATTTGTGCGCCTGACGGGATTGACGGTCAGGAAATCTATAAAATGCTCTGGAAAAAGTATGGAGTTACCGGAGCAGGAGGACAGGGCCAGTTAAAAGGCAAGGCTTTCAGGATTGCGACCCTTGGTTATGCAGACAAATATGATGTTATAACTGCTATCGCTGCCCTTGAATTTACATTGAGAGACCTGGGATATAAGTTTCAGATGGGTTCAGGCGTTGCAAGGGCAATGGACTGCTTAAAAGACTTATGA